In one window of Haloimpatiens sp. FM7315 DNA:
- a CDS encoding oligosaccharide flippase family protein has product MESKKNSIKFAIKNGFVHIFSANFINKIVQFGIMILLVRVIDKKSFGSFSYAQNTLNMFLLLQGIGAVPAILQYCSSAKNEEERSSYFKYGLKVGLTANFLISFAILVFTLFFSLNVKGSTEILMGFFCSLCFR; this is encoded by the coding sequence ATGGAAAGTAAAAAGAACAGTATAAAATTTGCTATTAAAAATGGTTTTGTTCACATATTTAGCGCTAATTTTATAAATAAAATAGTACAATTTGGAATAATGATCCTTTTAGTTAGAGTTATTGACAAAAAATCTTTTGGAAGTTTTTCTTATGCTCAAAATACATTAAATATGTTTCTTTTATTGCAAGGAATTGGAGCGGTTCCAGCTATACTACAGTATTGTAGTTCTGCAAAAAATGAAGAAGAAAGGTCATCTTATTTTAAGTATGGTTTAAAAGTAGGATTAACAGCAAACTTTTTAATATCCTTTGCCATACTAGTATTTACCTTGTTTTTTAGTTTAAATGTAAAGGGAAGTACGGAAATATTAATGGGGTTTTTTTGTTCCCTTTGTTTTCGATAG
- the galU gene encoding UTP--glucose-1-phosphate uridylyltransferase GalU codes for MRVKKAIIPAAGLGTRFLPATKAQPKEMLPIVDKPTIQYIIEEAVKSGIEEILIITGRNKRAIEDHFDKSVELEDELEKKGKLEILEMLRNITNMVNIYYIRQKEPKGLGHAISCARTFVGNEPFAVMLGDDVVDSKTPCLRQLIDCYNEYKTSILGVQEVDYSKVSKYGIVKGMHIENGVYKVKDLVEKPKREEAPSNIAILGRYIITPRIFEILDKTKPGKGGEIQLTDALRTLVKEEAMYAYIFEGRRYDVGDKLGFLEATVEYALKRDGINKEFMKYLMTIKDNPNFKDLYKDVINEISNK; via the coding sequence ATGAGAGTTAAAAAAGCGATTATTCCAGCAGCAGGGCTTGGTACAAGATTTTTACCAGCAACTAAGGCACAACCAAAAGAGATGCTTCCCATAGTAGATAAGCCTACAATACAGTACATTATTGAAGAAGCAGTAAAATCTGGAATAGAGGAAATATTAATAATAACCGGCAGAAACAAAAGAGCTATAGAGGATCATTTTGATAAATCTGTGGAGTTAGAAGATGAACTTGAGAAAAAAGGAAAACTTGAGATTCTTGAAATGCTAAGAAATATTACAAACATGGTTAACATATATTATATAAGGCAAAAGGAACCTAAAGGACTTGGTCATGCTATTAGTTGTGCTAGAACATTTGTAGGCAATGAACCTTTTGCAGTAATGCTAGGTGATGATGTTGTAGATAGTAAAACTCCTTGCCTTAGACAGTTAATTGATTGCTACAATGAGTATAAGACTTCCATATTAGGGGTTCAAGAAGTTGACTATAGCAAAGTTTCTAAATACGGTATAGTTAAAGGAATGCACATAGAGAATGGGGTTTACAAAGTTAAGGATTTAGTAGAGAAACCTAAAAGAGAAGAGGCACCATCTAATATTGCTATTTTAGGAAGATATATAATAACTCCTAGAATATTTGAAATACTAGATAAAACAAAGCCAGGCAAGGGTGGAGAGATACAACTTACAGATGCACTTAGAACCCTTGTAAAGGAAGAGGCTATGTATGCTTATATTTTTGAGGGTAGAAGATATGACGTAGGGGATAAATTAGGATTTTTAGAAGCTACAGTTGAGTATGCTTTAAAAAGAGATGGAATTAACAAAGAATTTATGAAATACTTAATGACAATAAAGGATAATCCAAATTTTAAAGATTTATATAAAGATGTAATTAATGAGATTTCAAATAAATAA
- a CDS encoding DUF58 domain-containing protein has protein sequence MFKDPLYIKGIREYVKEDRMKDIHWKSSLKMNKLMVKDYDYTSEREFIIIMNNQCDEIYWRYVNKKAVDDCIKVTLATADAAIKEGIKVGAWTNANIISYSNMVQSETKCSSSIKEILELCTRMDYIPRYSFYEYMNKMINCFDHNNTYVIVTSYLCEKDVLIINSLRKKELI, from the coding sequence GTGTTTAAAGATCCTCTATACATAAAAGGCATAAGAGAATATGTTAAGGAAGACAGGATGAAGGATATTCACTGGAAGTCCAGTTTAAAGATGAATAAACTTATGGTTAAGGATTATGATTATACCTCTGAAAGAGAGTTTATCATAATCATGAATAATCAGTGTGATGAAATTTATTGGAGATATGTAAATAAAAAAGCTGTTGATGATTGTATAAAGGTTACTTTAGCCACGGCTGATGCTGCAATTAAAGAAGGAATTAAAGTTGGGGCGTGGACAAATGCAAATATTATAAGTTATTCTAATATGGTACAATCTGAGACCAAATGCTCTAGCTCTATAAAAGAAATTTTAGAATTATGTACAAGAATGGATTATATACCTAGATATTCATTTTATGAGTATATGAATAAAATGATAAATTGTTTTGATCATAACAATACTTATGTTATAGTAACTTCTTACTTATGTGAAAAAGATGTGCTTATAATAAACTCCTTAAGAAAAAAGGAATTAATTTAA
- a CDS encoding AAA family ATPase translates to MDTLLFKEFRKKLNDNISKVIVGKEERIDKIIVAFICGGHVLLEDVPGVGKTKLVNALSKSMDCSFKRIQFTPDLLPSDLTGIYYYNQKEQEFQFRQGPLLSQIILADEINRATPRTQSALLESMEERQVTVEGNTIPLEKPFFVMATQNPVEQFGTFPLPEAQLDRFFIKLTMGYPEYMDEKEMMNRFQKKDPINDIKPVVGKDEIEYVQKNYTNVFIDDSIKEYMLNIITATRKHNKVEVGCSPRATLSLMKASQANAAINGRDFVTPEDVKDMAYSVLSHRLILKSESSLIENKSEYIIEEILNNISTPLEKL, encoded by the coding sequence ATGGACACGCTACTGTTTAAAGAATTTAGAAAGAAATTAAATGATAACATAAGTAAAGTTATCGTTGGTAAAGAGGAAAGGATTGACAAAATTATAGTTGCTTTTATTTGTGGTGGACATGTTCTTTTAGAGGATGTACCTGGAGTTGGCAAAACAAAATTAGTAAATGCGTTATCTAAATCCATGGACTGCTCATTTAAAAGAATTCAATTTACACCGGATTTGTTACCTTCTGATTTAACAGGAATATATTACTATAACCAAAAAGAGCAGGAATTTCAATTTAGGCAAGGACCATTATTAAGTCAAATTATTTTAGCAGATGAAATAAATAGGGCTACACCTAGGACTCAATCAGCGCTTTTAGAGAGTATGGAAGAAAGACAAGTAACAGTAGAGGGAAATACTATTCCACTTGAAAAACCATTTTTTGTAATGGCCACACAGAATCCTGTAGAACAGTTTGGAACTTTTCCTTTACCTGAAGCTCAGCTTGATAGATTTTTTATAAAACTAACCATGGGATATCCTGAGTATATGGATGAAAAGGAAATGATGAATAGATTTCAGAAAAAAGATCCTATAAATGATATAAAACCTGTGGTTGGTAAAGATGAAATAGAGTATGTTCAAAAAAATTATACCAATGTATTTATTGATGATAGCATAAAGGAATACATGCTTAATATAATAACAGCAACTAGAAAGCATAATAAAGTAGAAGTAGGGTGTTCTCCAAGAGCAACCCTTAGTCTTATGAAGGCAAGTCAGGCAAATGCAGCAATAAATGGAAGAGATTTTGTGACCCCAGAAGATGTAAAAGACATGGCCTATTCAGTTTTAAGCCACAGGTTAATACTTAAAAGTGAAAGTAGCCTAATTGAAAATAAAAGCGAATACATAATTGAAGAGATTTTAAATAATATTAGCACACCTTTAGAAAAGCTTTAG
- a CDS encoding DUF2089 domain-containing protein: MPHKVISKCPVCNSNLTVTRLECKKCGTVIQNEFQLSKFAYLSKDQLDFIEVFLKCRGNIKDVEKELGVSYPTVRSKLYDAITALGYTVDKKE, translated from the coding sequence ATGCCTCATAAAGTTATAAGTAAGTGTCCTGTATGTAATAGTAATCTTACTGTAACGCGACTTGAATGTAAAAAATGTGGGACTGTAATACAAAATGAGTTCCAGTTATCTAAATTTGCCTATTTAAGCAAAGATCAATTGGATTTTATTGAGGTCTTCTTAAAATGTAGAGGAAATATAAAGGATGTGGAGAAAGAACTTGGAGTTTCATATCCTACTGTAAGATCAAAACTCTATGACGCTATTACAGCACTAGGGTATACTGTAGATAAAAAAGAATAA
- a CDS encoding YihY/virulence factor BrkB family protein encodes MSKDIKVLIKKVVDDDILALAAQLAYGFIVSFFPFLIFLLTIVGYSSIKSEEVLTSLKLILPMNAFQLVKSTVVEVVDFRKGNLLSFSLIATLWAASTGFRAVIKGLNRAYNEEEKRPYWKVFLLSILCIFALTLIIMSAFLLIVFGDVIVFYLLKWFDFKDNFYYILNLLRYSVMVVFMNFTFAAMYRFTPSKKLGWREVMPGASFTTLGWLVLSLLFSYYVNNFNNYSKVYGSIGGVIVLVLWLYITSLVILIGGELNAVLSESKLKKSPLKRKEIIKGRKKELKT; translated from the coding sequence TTGAGTAAAGATATAAAAGTGCTTATAAAGAAAGTGGTTGATGACGATATATTGGCTCTTGCAGCTCAATTAGCTTATGGTTTTATAGTATCCTTTTTTCCTTTTTTGATTTTTTTACTTACAATTGTAGGATATAGCTCAATTAAAAGCGAAGAGGTGCTTACTAGTCTAAAGCTAATTCTTCCTATGAATGCCTTTCAACTTGTAAAATCTACAGTTGTAGAGGTTGTGGATTTTAGAAAAGGTAATTTGCTATCTTTTAGTTTAATAGCTACATTGTGGGCTGCCTCTACTGGGTTTAGAGCTGTTATTAAAGGACTGAATAGAGCCTATAACGAAGAAGAAAAAAGACCCTATTGGAAGGTGTTTTTACTGTCTATACTATGTATTTTTGCTCTTACTTTAATTATAATGAGTGCATTTTTGCTTATAGTATTTGGAGATGTAATAGTATTTTATTTATTAAAATGGTTTGATTTTAAAGATAATTTTTATTATATACTAAATTTGCTTAGATACAGTGTAATGGTGGTTTTTATGAATTTTACTTTTGCTGCAATGTATCGGTTTACCCCTAGTAAAAAATTAGGTTGGAGAGAAGTAATGCCAGGGGCTTCTTTTACCACTTTAGGATGGTTGGTCTTGTCTTTGCTTTTTTCTTATTATGTAAATAATTTTAACAATTATTCAAAAGTTTATGGAAGCATTGGAGGAGTAATAGTGCTTGTGCTATGGCTCTATATAACATCACTTGTTATATTAATTGGAGGAGAATTAAATGCGGTGCTTTCAGAAAGTAAATTAAAGAAATCACCTTTAAAAAGAAAAGAAATAATAAAAGGCAGAAAAAAGGAGCTAAAAACTTAA
- the acpS gene encoding holo-ACP synthase, producing the protein MIYGVGTDIVEICRIEDILNKNRRFLNKIFTEEEIVSLEERNLRTEYIAGRFAAKEAVSKALGTGFRGFNFKSIVVKSDELGKPKVELQGVAKDIAEEKGEYIIHLSISHGRENAIAYAIWEVMENENRNI; encoded by the coding sequence GTGATATATGGCGTAGGGACAGATATTGTAGAAATATGCAGGATAGAGGATATATTAAATAAAAATAGAAGATTTTTAAATAAGATTTTTACAGAGGAAGAGATAGTTTCATTAGAAGAGAGAAATCTAAGAACTGAATATATTGCTGGAAGATTTGCAGCTAAAGAGGCTGTATCAAAGGCTTTAGGTACTGGATTTAGAGGATTTAACTTTAAAAGTATAGTTGTTAAAAGCGATGAACTTGGAAAACCTAAGGTAGAGCTGCAAGGAGTAGCAAAGGATATTGCAGAGGAAAAGGGAGAGTATATAATTCATTTGAGTATTTCTCATGGGCGAGAAAATGCTATAGCTTATGCTATATGGGAGGTAATGGAAAATGAGAATAGGAACATCTAA
- a CDS encoding polymer-forming cytoskeletal protein — MENKNNLKISGSGSMSGGKYNEVSVSGSGKITGDIECNKLHISGSSKIEGNVKTREFKISGSCKVGGNLEFLEGRTSGSSYILGDVKGLKMSVSGGTKIDGKVCLDEVRVSGDIYIGKDCEVEKFQSSGGFKIEGLLNAENIEIEIGSKCYVNEIGGKSILIKKSEVFGISLMNLFGKKNLTADVIEGDDIDIEEVVAKVVRGKNVHIGSGCTIDRVEYSESFEISDNSKVKLNKKI, encoded by the coding sequence TTGGAAAATAAAAACAACTTAAAAATATCAGGCTCTGGTTCTATGAGCGGAGGAAAGTACAATGAGGTTTCTGTCTCAGGTTCAGGCAAAATAACAGGGGATATAGAGTGCAATAAACTTCATATAAGCGGTTCTAGCAAAATAGAGGGAAATGTTAAAACTAGGGAATTTAAAATAAGCGGTTCTTGTAAAGTAGGTGGAAATTTAGAATTCTTAGAGGGAAGAACTTCAGGATCTTCTTATATACTAGGAGATGTCAAGGGCTTAAAAATGAGTGTTTCAGGTGGAACAAAGATAGATGGAAAAGTATGTTTGGATGAGGTTAGAGTTTCTGGAGATATTTATATTGGAAAAGATTGTGAAGTAGAAAAGTTTCAGTCCAGTGGTGGTTTTAAAATAGAAGGACTTTTAAATGCTGAAAACATAGAAATAGAAATTGGTTCAAAATGTTATGTTAATGAAATTGGTGGAAAGAGCATATTGATAAAAAAATCTGAGGTTTTTGGAATAAGTTTGATGAATTTATTTGGAAAGAAAAATCTTACTGCAGATGTTATAGAAGGAGACGACATTGACATAGAAGAAGTTGTTGCAAAAGTTGTTAGAGGCAAAAATGTGCATATAGGAAGTGGATGCACTATAGATAGGGTTGAATACTCTGAAAGCTTTGAAATAAGCGATAATTCTAAAGTAAAATTAAATAAAAAAATATAG
- the pepT gene encoding peptidase T codes for MSSVVERFLKYVKFDTSSDENSESVPSTSKQLILAKELVQELKTLGLSQVSLDNKGYVMATLKSNTEKFIPTVGFIAHMDTSPEISGANVNPKFVENYDGKDIVLNKEKDIILSPKEFKELTNYVGKTLITTDGTTLLGADDKAGIAEIITAMEHLIKHPEIKHGTIKIAFTPDEEVGRGADFFDVKKFNADFAYTIDGGDIGELEYENFNAAGVKIKIHGRNVHPGSAKNKMINSALIGVELISMLPKIETPSHTENYEGFYHLNSFNGDVEETSLSFIIRDHNREIYEQRKVNMKKIVEELNKKYGNIIDCEVKDQYFNMKEKIEPVMHIVNTAYKAIESTGITPKVIPIRGGTDGARLSFEGLPTPNLFTGGHNFHGKFEYIPTYAMEKAVEVILKIIELYEA; via the coding sequence ATGAGTTCAGTAGTAGAAAGATTTTTAAAATACGTTAAGTTTGACACAAGTTCAGATGAAAATTCAGAATCAGTTCCTAGTACTTCAAAACAATTAATTCTTGCAAAGGAACTAGTACAAGAATTAAAAACTCTTGGTTTGAGCCAGGTTTCTTTAGATAACAAGGGCTATGTCATGGCAACTTTGAAATCTAATACAGAAAAATTCATTCCAACTGTAGGTTTTATTGCCCATATGGATACTTCTCCTGAAATAAGCGGTGCAAATGTAAATCCTAAATTTGTAGAAAACTATGATGGTAAGGATATTGTCTTAAACAAAGAAAAGGATATAATTCTTTCACCAAAAGAATTTAAAGAGCTTACTAATTATGTAGGTAAAACCCTAATAACAACAGATGGTACTACTTTACTAGGGGCTGATGACAAAGCTGGAATTGCTGAAATTATTACAGCTATGGAACACCTTATAAAACACCCTGAAATAAAACACGGTACTATTAAAATCGCCTTTACTCCTGATGAAGAAGTCGGAAGAGGTGCTGACTTTTTTGATGTTAAAAAATTTAATGCTGATTTTGCCTATACAATTGACGGTGGAGATATAGGAGAATTAGAGTATGAGAACTTTAATGCTGCAGGTGTTAAAATAAAAATACATGGAAGAAATGTACATCCTGGTTCTGCTAAAAATAAAATGATAAATTCTGCACTTATTGGAGTGGAACTTATTTCTATGCTACCAAAAATAGAAACTCCTTCTCACACAGAAAACTACGAAGGTTTTTATCATTTAAATTCATTTAACGGAGATGTTGAAGAAACTTCTCTTTCCTTCATAATAAGAGATCATAACAGAGAAATTTATGAACAAAGAAAAGTAAATATGAAAAAGATAGTTGAGGAATTGAATAAAAAATACGGAAATATAATTGACTGTGAAGTTAAAGATCAATACTTCAACATGAAAGAAAAAATAGAGCCTGTTATGCATATTGTAAATACTGCTTATAAAGCTATTGAAAGCACAGGAATTACACCTAAGGTTATTCCTATAAGAGGAGGTACTGATGGTGCTAGACTATCTTTTGAAGGTCTTCCAACACCAAACCTATTTACAGGTGGACATAACTTTCATGGTAAATTCGAATATATACCAACCTATGCCATGGAAAAAGCTGTAGAAGTAATTTTAAAAATAATAGAATTATACGAAGCATAG
- a CDS encoding rubredoxin-like domain-containing protein: MKKQWKCTVCGYIHEGDTPPKTCPICRVGPEMFEDITPKKETDIKKWECSICGYIYEGPNPPDYCPICGVGPELFTEVK; this comes from the coding sequence GTGAAAAAGCAATGGAAATGTACAGTCTGTGGTTATATACATGAAGGTGATACACCTCCAAAAACTTGTCCTATATGCAGGGTTGGTCCCGAAATGTTTGAAGACATCACGCCTAAAAAAGAAACAGATATAAAAAAGTGGGAATGTAGCATATGTGGTTACATATATGAAGGCCCTAATCCACCTGATTACTGCCCTATATGTGGGGTTGGCCCTGAATTATTTACAGAAGTAAAATAA
- a CDS encoding DUF6514 family protein: MIVVENVEKQVKSSDVVRNYYYRLIKDEISVYFGQTETKIQAYGVEVERQDVVDERVVNIERECVTSISPYRHKVHNLMKILYDNIVSPVHVLEIIGSEVDFCVEDFDYELKNILTC, translated from the coding sequence ATGATAGTAGTAGAAAATGTTGAAAAGCAAGTAAAATCCAGTGATGTTGTAAGAAACTATTATTACAGACTTATAAAAGACGAAATCTCTGTTTACTTTGGACAAACTGAAACTAAAATACAAGCTTATGGAGTAGAAGTAGAAAGACAAGATGTAGTTGACGAAAGAGTTGTAAATATTGAAAGGGAGTGCGTTACATCTATAAGTCCATACAGACATAAAGTACATAATCTTATGAAGATTTTGTATGATAATATTGTATCCCCAGTTCATGTATTAGAAATAATAGGCTCTGAAGTTGATTTTTGCGTAGAGGATTTTGACTATGAACTTAAAAATATATTAACTTGTTAG
- a CDS encoding germination lipoprotein GerS-related protein has translation MIKNKKVLGLFLILFVAINFLGCEKPKPEKEDEVLDILKNINKYTSDIDITIENSRQTVVLKGKQISKGKDDYVLKLSSGREISYKQGKINVKDSENSKKYRINEEFDNLYKMSFIQEYVKLLYTSEEINFFTRK, from the coding sequence ATGATAAAAAACAAAAAAGTATTAGGGCTTTTTTTAATACTATTTGTGGCTATTAATTTTTTAGGTTGTGAAAAACCTAAACCAGAAAAAGAGGATGAAGTTTTAGATATTCTTAAGAATATCAATAAATACACAAGTGATATAGATATAACTATAGAAAACTCAAGACAAACTGTTGTTTTAAAAGGAAAGCAAATTTCAAAGGGAAAAGATGACTATGTACTTAAACTTAGCAGTGGCAGAGAAATATCTTACAAACAAGGTAAAATAAATGTAAAAGATAGTGAAAACAGCAAAAAATACAGAATTAACGAGGAATTTGACAATTTGTATAAGATGAGTTTTATACAAGAATATGTTAAATTATTATATACTAGCGAAGAAATTAATTTTTTTACAAGAAAATAG
- a CDS encoding polysaccharide biosynthesis C-terminal domain-containing protein, producing MFSIVFDEIQVFLRASLRNKEFSYLTTLNSILYLIGNLGFGILFKIKGIIISRYIAYFITIVMGIYMIRKILGHIKNIPYPELKKRREFLKFAVTSSVTNAISQILILIDTYLVGVIIKDQSIVASYKTATLIPFNLTFIPASIIVFVYPYFAKNSDNKDWIRKKYNDLQKYLFILNGIISLILVVFAPQIVKIIFGTEYLDCVPTFRILSLGYLIVGTFRIPGGNILFCINKVKVNFYNAIISGVFNIILDIFFILKYGAVGAAIATFIIYVLSSAISNIYLYKYLKK from the coding sequence TTGTTTTCGATAGTTTTTGATGAAATACAAGTATTTTTAAGGGCTTCTTTGAGAAACAAGGAGTTTTCATATTTAACTACACTTAACAGCATTTTATATCTTATAGGTAATTTAGGCTTTGGAATATTATTTAAAATTAAAGGAATTATAATTTCAAGGTATATAGCTTATTTTATAACCATAGTAATGGGTATTTATATGATAAGAAAAATATTAGGACATATAAAAAATATACCTTATCCTGAATTAAAGAAAAGAAGAGAATTCTTGAAGTTTGCAGTTACATCTTCAGTTACAAATGCAATATCCCAAATACTTATTTTAATAGATACCTATTTGGTTGGAGTTATAATAAAGGATCAAAGTATCGTAGCTTCATATAAAACAGCAACTTTAATTCCCTTTAATTTAACCTTTATTCCTGCGTCTATAATTGTCTTTGTATATCCTTATTTTGCAAAGAATTCCGATAATAAGGATTGGATTAGAAAAAAGTACAATGATTTACAAAAGTACTTATTTATATTAAATGGAATAATTTCTTTAATATTAGTTGTATTTGCACCTCAAATTGTAAAAATAATATTCGGAACTGAATACCTAGATTGTGTGCCAACGTTTAGGATATTATCTCTTGGGTATTTAATAGTTGGAACCTTTAGAATACCAGGAGGAAACATATTATTTTGCATAAATAAGGTTAAAGTGAATTTTTATAATGCAATTATTTCTGGAGTATTTAACATAATTTTAGACATATTTTTTATTTTGAAATATGGTGCTGTAGGAGCTGCTATAGCTACTTTTATAATATATGTGTTGTCATCAGCTATATCTAACATTTATTTATATAAGTATTTAAAGAAATAA
- a CDS encoding NAD(P)H-hydrate dehydratase codes for MRIGTSKVSREIDRVCIEELKIPGIILMENAALKVIKNMDLEHLNNISVVCGKGNNGGDGFAIARHLYILGKTVNVFVIGSEVKLPKDASVNYAALINMGLKINKIENIEDLYEFRNIINESDGVVDSILGTGITRKVQGLYEQIISIINENSKYIIAVDVPSGMNSDTGEILGMCVKANKTVSFQLYKKGFLKYGSCKFTGDIIVENIGVPSRVIDEKCPEEYILDRKFINSKIKTRDKYSNKGDFGRALVVAGSVGFTGAAYITTEASVKSGAGLVTLLCPKNIQEILSSKLIEAMTINFEQEDVILEALTKAKVVAVGPGMGNNEKTLSFIKMLAENANCPFVLDADGINVLKDNEEILEKLKNRAILTPHPGEFSRITGLDVDYINENRIEVSKAFARKHKIVLVLKGYNTIITDGEFSFINSTGNSAMANGGMGDCLTGLITSFVSQGYSLLEAAYIGVFVHGYCGDVLSEDMFCVNANHVLEYLPYAIKEICE; via the coding sequence ATGAGAATAGGAACATCTAAAGTAAGTCGAGAAATTGATAGAGTATGTATTGAAGAGCTTAAGATACCGGGAATAATTTTAATGGAAAATGCAGCTCTTAAAGTTATAAAAAATATGGATTTGGAGCATTTAAATAATATATCAGTAGTTTGTGGTAAAGGCAATAATGGAGGAGATGGTTTTGCTATTGCAAGACATTTATACATACTTGGAAAAACAGTTAATGTATTTGTCATAGGATCTGAGGTCAAATTACCCAAAGATGCTAGCGTTAATTATGCCGCACTTATTAATATGGGATTAAAGATTAACAAAATAGAAAACATAGAAGATTTGTATGAGTTTAGAAATATAATAAATGAAAGTGATGGAGTAGTTGACTCTATTTTAGGCACTGGAATTACACGAAAAGTGCAGGGTTTATATGAACAAATAATATCTATAATAAACGAAAATAGTAAATATATAATTGCAGTTGACGTACCTTCTGGAATGAATTCTGATACTGGAGAAATACTAGGTATGTGCGTTAAGGCAAATAAAACAGTATCCTTTCAACTGTATAAAAAAGGTTTTTTAAAATATGGTTCTTGTAAATTTACAGGGGATATTATTGTAGAAAATATAGGGGTTCCAAGTAGAGTTATAGATGAAAAGTGTCCTGAAGAGTACATACTGGATAGAAAATTTATAAATTCAAAGATAAAAACAAGAGATAAATACAGTAATAAAGGAGATTTTGGAAGAGCACTAGTTGTTGCAGGTTCAGTAGGATTTACTGGAGCTGCCTATATTACAACAGAAGCTTCAGTAAAAAGCGGTGCAGGACTTGTTACACTGCTTTGCCCTAAAAATATTCAAGAAATTCTAAGTAGCAAGTTAATAGAAGCAATGACAATAAATTTTGAACAAGAGGATGTAATCCTTGAAGCTTTAACAAAAGCAAAAGTTGTAGCAGTAGGGCCAGGAATGGGAAACAATGAAAAAACCCTATCTTTTATAAAAATGTTAGCAGAAAATGCTAATTGCCCTTTTGTTTTAGATGCTGATGGAATAAATGTTTTAAAAGATAATGAAGAAATTCTTGAAAAGTTAAAAAATAGAGCTATATTAACTCCTCACCCTGGAGAATTTTCCAGAATTACAGGACTTGATGTAGATTACATTAATGAAAATAGGATAGAGGTTTCAAAAGCTTTTGCAAGAAAACACAAAATTGTCTTGGTATTAAAGGGGTATAATACAATTATTACTGATGGTGAATTTAGTTTCATAAATTCAACAGGAAATAGTGCTATGGCAAATGGTGGTATGGGTGATTGCCTAACCGGCTTAATTACATCTTTTGTATCTCAAGGATATTCTCTTTTAGAAGCAGCGTATATTGGTGTGTTTGTTCACGGATACTGTGGAGATGTACTTTCTGAGGATATGTTTTGCGTAAATGCAAATCATGTTTTAGAATATCTGCCTTATGCTATAAAAGAAATATGTGAATAA